A stretch of Procambarus clarkii isolate CNS0578487 chromosome 80, FALCON_Pclarkii_2.0, whole genome shotgun sequence DNA encodes these proteins:
- the LOC123746171 gene encoding cuticle protein AM1199-like — protein sequence MAAAAPQGYGPPPPSYGAPSGPVVPIVKDERQGPDAYGIYNFNFETGDGISRQEQGAPQGPAGAVAAQGGWSFKFPEGTPGVFKFVADGAGYRVESPLLPTPPPLPAHAIAQIEKARQEDAAGNRYAAPSAPAPHYSAPRPASPSTSYRQP from the exons ATGGCGGCCGCGGCGCCCCAGGGGTACGGGCCACCTCCACCATCCTACGGCGCCCCCTCAGGTCCTGTTGTGCCCATCGTGAAGGACGAGCGTCAGGGACCTGATGCGTACGGCATCTACAACTTCAACTTCGAGACTGGTGACGGCATCAGTCGTCAGGAGCAGGGCGCCCCTCAGGGCCCAGCTGGCGCCGTGGCAGCTCAGGGAGGATGGTC GTTCAAATTCCCTGAGGGCACCCCGGGGGTCTTCAAGTTCGTAGCTGACGGTGCAGGTTACCGCGTGGAGTCCCCCCTGCTGCCCACGCCCCCGCCTCTCCCCGCCCACGCCATCGCCCAGATCGAGAAGGCTCGTCAGGAGGACGCCGCCGGTAACCGGTACGCTGCGCCCTCAGCCCCGGCACCCCATTACTCAGCGCCCCGCCCCGCCTCCCCCAGCACCAGCTACAGACAGCCCTGA
- the LOC123746172 gene encoding endocuticle structural glycoprotein SgAbd-8 translates to RAEPDTRSDLKCVHPPGSAPGGFGAGQSQIPFRPQVRPPPGSAPGGFGAGQSQIPFRPQVRPPPGSAPGGFGAGQSQIPFGPQADQPIQRPPRPFVPSGEVIPILVDERDGPHPDGSYSFNFETDNGISRYEQGTPQGEAGAVAMQGGWSFTFPDGTPAVFKFVADELGYRVESPLLPTPHPLPAHAIAQIEFARQQEARGGASGTRPSYGS, encoded by the exons AGGGCAGAGCCAGATACCCGTTCAGACCTCAAGTGCGTCCATCCTCCAGGCAGCGCCCCTGGAGGATTCGGTGCAGGTCAGAGCCAGATACCGTTCAGACCTCAAGTACGTCCACCTCCAGGCAGCGCCCCTGGAGGATTCGGTGCAGGTCAGAGCCAGATACCCTTCAGACCTCAAGTGCGTCCTCCGCCAGGTAGCGCCCCTGGAGGATTCGGTGCAGGTCAGAGCCAAATACCCTTCGGACCACAAGCTGACCAACCTATCCAGCGGCCTCCTAGACCTTTCGTGCCTTCCGGAGAAGTGATCCCTATCCTGGTGGACGAACGAGACGGACCTCACCCAGACGGCTCGTACAGCTTCAACTTCGAGACTGATAATGGCATCAGTCGCTACGAGCAAGGCACGCCCCAGGGGGAGGCTGGCGCCGTGGCCATGCAAGGCGGATGGTC ATTCACTTTCCCCGACGGAACTCCCGCCGTCTTCAAATTCGTGGCCGACGAACTCGGCTACCGTGTGGAGTCCCCTCTGCTGCCCACGCCCCATCCTCTTCCCGCCCACGCCATCGCCCAGATCGAGTTCGCCCGCCAACAGGAGGCTCGCGGAGGCGCGTCGGGCACCAGGCCGTCGTACGGGTCTTAA